The Deltaproteobacteria bacterium genome segment GCAAAAGAATCCCGACAGGCCGCCGGCCGTCCAGCCGCTACCGCCCTCGTTGAGCAGGTATTCGGCCCTGCATTTATCGGCCTGATTTTCGGCCAGCCATGCAGCTCCAAACCTACCTCCGGTCTCCTCATCCGCAACGGCTATGTAAATGAGGTCTCTCTGTAAAGGCAGGGAACGCCGGTGCGCCAGCAGAAAGGCCATCATCTCCATAATGCCAAGGCTCTTCATATCCAGAGCGCCTCGGCCCCAGAGGAAACCGTCTCGTATCTCGCCGCCGAATGGGTTGACGCTCCAGTTCTCCGGTTCCACCGGCACCACATCCATGTGGTGAAGCAGGATCAGTCCCGGCTTGGAGCCATCTCCTTCAAGCCGGCAGATAAGGTTGGGGCGTTCGGGATCAGCCGCGTAAGTTTCAACCTCGAGGCCTTCAGCCTCCAGGATTTTACATAAGAATTCCGCAGCCGGCTTCTCATGACCCGGGGGGTTGACGGTGTTTATCTGGAGGTATTCCTGGAGGTATTGAACGGCCTCTGCTTTTACTTCATCCCATAAAATTCTCATGCCTTCCTCCTCTCTGATTCTAAAATCAGGCTAGCTTGTTCCCTTTAATAAA includes the following:
- a CDS encoding M20/M25/M40 family metallo-hydrolase, whose product is MRILWDEVKAEAVQYLQEYLQINTVNPPGHEKPAAEFLCKILEAEGLEVETYAADPERPNLICRLEGDGSKPGLILLHHMDVVPVEPENWSVNPFGGEIRDGFLWGRGALDMKSLGIMEMMAFLLAHRRSLPLQRDLIYIAVADEETGGRFGAAWLAENQADKCRAEYLLNEGGSGWTAGGLSGFFC